In Drosophila miranda strain MSH22 chromosome XR, D.miranda_PacBio2.1, whole genome shotgun sequence, the genomic window AATGTGCAGTATTAAATAAAAAGtttaaaatggaaaaaaagttataaaatattttattttattgagATGTAATTGGGATGTAGATAACAGTGGCGCCATTCGGTTTTATTCATTTTCTGACAGTCTGGCAGCGCCTATACACAGCTGCTGAAGCGAAAGCACCGTTATACTGTACAAATGTAGGCAATgtgaaaataattaaataaatcgAAAATCTCTCATTATGAGTTAATTTTCAGTAGCTAATCGACAAATTGAGCTTGTGCTTACCACGCCGAAGCGCAATCACTTGCTTAAGGATGTTCCCCCATCCGCACCAGGTGTCAGATTCTCGGCCGCGGTGCATATGGTACTGTTTTTAAGTCAATTTATCGCGGTATTTTTGACCCAATAAAATGGATATATCTTATTGATCGCCTCTGAACTATGAACAGATTACTCCGCTCGAAGATTATCAAGGGACAGGCTGTCTGTACGCTGCACAATAAGTCGCATTTGCTGAATTTGGATCGCACAAACATTGTGCGTCTCATAATAACAGAGTCCGCTGTTGCCTTTAGTATTATCGTTATGGAGTGTCCGTAGGATACTGGACACGCTAGCGTTGGCGTTCATCCACAGAGTGCTGTATGTGATTCGGTTGGACATTGTGGCTGCTCTGCGCTACTGTGTGCTCAACGTGCTCCGCGTGGACTTCAAGCCTGCCAAAATTTTGGTAACTGCCAGCGCAACTACATCTCCAAGCTGTGCTACATAGGGTCATACATTAAAATTGGCGAGTTTTGAGCccgccagagccagagcaatgCCAGGGGCACCCTGTCTCTGCAAGCCCTGCGCTCGGATTCACTTTCAGGCGCCTCGGCCACTCCCTGGTTTGGCATGTGTCAAATGCAGTGCAGTCGCTGCAACGACTCCATCACTTACCAAGTGGTCAAGCCCTCTCCGGCGACTACCCCAAGAGAGCACCCCTCGTCGGCTGTAACGTGAATTTGTACGTGAGTGAAAGCAGTTCTCGGGCGGATATATTAGCGTGCCGCAATCTAAATTTCAAAACATCGTGCAGCAGTAGCCGTGAGCTAAAGAGGAAGCACACGCAGAACAGATAAACGCTTTATTTTGATAGTCCGGCGCTATCGGATCTCAACCTAAGCTGCTGGGGGATCGAGCCTAATTTCCACACGAGCCCTATTCTTCTGAGGAATAACCTGGAGCTCATCTTGAGCAGAAGCTCTCCCGCCGGCTTGCTTTTCGGCTTATGTCGTGATTAGGTCGTGtttgtttgtaatttgttTGTATTATTTGCACTGTTTTATAAGCAATTACCAAAGCAATCTTTCGATTGATTGATCTTTGATTAAATTTTACATTAGGGGCAAGACAGGTGTGGGTCAATAATTTATATTTTGTAACTTCTTTTTCGTTTAGAAGAAGTGAAGATATTTTGTTAGTTTTCTGCCTAAACAAAATACATAGGGTTCGTCTTCATGAACTCTGGCATTATCAAACGCTTTGCGTACTCCTCCTGGGGAGAACGAAACTTGGTGCAGCTGGTCAGCAGTCAAGATGACATTATCAGAACGAAAATAtgaaacaataataataataatatcgCACCCAGTAAGGTAGACACGTCCACGTGCCGCAGCCAAATGTGCCAAATATGCCGGAGCCGGGTAAGACACTGCGCGGTTGCAACGAGGAAACATGTGACAAAGATTGTATGTCAATTTCTGCAGTACATCAATATCCAAGTTGCCCGTATTCTCGATTACGGTGTAACGCGTCGGCTTGGCCGTCCCCTGAATCGACTGATGGCTGACCATGAAGAACTGCATCTCATTGGGATGGACAATGGTGCGATCGACGACGGTTCCCGGAACAACGTTGTTGAACTTGTTGTATTGCGATGGAACTCCGTTCGGAAAGAAGCGCGTATGATGCCGCTTAACTACAATGACGCAGCAAATCTTGGGCTTAGTGTGCAGCTGAAAGGAGGCGAAGGTCGATTAGTGATATACAATTACAAGGTTTCTGGATGCAAGAGTTCAACTTACCTTGCTGCAGGCGGCAGAAATTCCCCTCAACTCTTTATTCTTGATGTTGGGAAACTGGCCATCGCTTACGCCATCACGATAATAGATAGTCTCGATCATGCTCTCGTTGAATACGGACGCGTTCCAACATCGCTGTGAAAGACTTTGCAAAAGCAATAAAAACGGACAAGCCCACTACAgtggcaacaacaaacaacttACTTGTGTGAAAACGTTTAAGCGCGCGGTACTCGTGAAACTAAGTGCCGCTCGTGAATCTAAGCGCGCGGTACCAGTGGGACTAAGCGCCGCTCGGGTTCCTTAGCGCGCGGTACTCGTGTGGGCCCCGTCGCTCGCGGGCCCCCAAAGCGGGCGCGACCTACGGTCAGTGCACGCGCCTACAGACTAGACCTCAACTTCGTCTGGGTTAAACGCCCAAACCTACCTGACTTAAAAATGGAACTACGTTCATCTAAGTCCCTTACTAAAGTCTCTCGTAGCATTAACAAACCGTCAACTGCTGATCCAATGAGTTCTGCTACTGCCTCAGCTCTTAAAGCCCAGCTCACTTCAGAACTGACAATACTTAATTCTACGCAAAAGCAAGTTAACGACCAACGTGCTACGGATGGTCCCAATAACATTCCCCACTACCATGCCCCACAGCCAACTGACGACCCTCATGTTTCTTGGCAGGACAGAGGAGCTCTCCCTCCTCCAAAAAGGAAACTTCACTCAACTGAACGCAGTCTCCCAAGTAGTCGAAACCCTTCTTTCGCAAACTACTATGCGCCACTCGCGGACACTGACGACCCAACTGCCGACGGTACCGAAGATATGGACCTCAGCCCTCACAAGGAGTGTAATGAATCCCCTATAACCAAACGCAACCCTCTGCCTCCTCCAATCATCATACCCGGGGTAAACGACATCGCAATGTTCTGGTCAATGCTGGATACGTTGGCAAGCCCCGAAAATTACCGTATAAAAACAAGCACTGGAGGACAAATTAGACTCCTATGCAACGACTCAACCACTT contains:
- the LOC117186812 gene encoding protein argonaute-2-like, with translation MIETIYYRDGVSDGQFPNIKNKELRGISAACSKLHTKPKICCVIVVKRHHTRFFPNGVPSQYNKFNNVVPGTVVDRTIVHPNEMQFFMVSHQSIQGTAKPTRYTVIENTGNLDIDVLQKLTYNLCHMFPRCNRAVSYPAPAYLAHLAAARGRVYLTGCTKFRSPQEEYAKRLIMPEFMKTNPMYFV